Proteins encoded together in one Lathyrus oleraceus cultivar Zhongwan6 chromosome 5, CAAS_Psat_ZW6_1.0, whole genome shotgun sequence window:
- the LOC127082896 gene encoding uncharacterized protein LOC127082896 yields the protein MAPLLYSNSKKLLLISLLFFFLFLSIFSFTTCSQPQLNRKHSSNITTRTLLELETEQEHPLKKKPSSKNQTKLIKPINISKNQTKTIKSNNTNTPSKNQTKPTTKLTDTTTTNLKKLNSTIFKTKKLNSTSKSTTTTNSTKSLDLIKAKTTKSTVTKTDQQESKKPNKKQTPPTWFFDDEDTDFVSDFKDLPMRFQQTLIPDLEKISTTSKAYITKTNQQITKNFKPYVGNKYAPTIATLLSCTCVLLPLLLASLLFNKIKAYFSLQKLLIFIQAYLSIYFSILCFSSLITGLEPLKFFYSTSQSTYLTLQIIQTLAYVFYLLLLLMYLVLVFSTENGLGSKFMGLAQTFVGFSVGLHYYMTVFHKVVLRQPPKTNWKVHGIYATCFFVIGILATAERRKKTYLEEGGEEGKKN from the coding sequence ATGGCTCCACTACTGTACTCCAATAGCAAAAAACTCCTCCTAATCTCTCTtcttttcttcttcctttttctttCAATCTTTTCCTTCACTACATGCTCTCAACCTCAACTCAACCGAAAACACTCATCAAATATCACTACAAGAACATTGTTGGAGCTGGAAACTGAACAAGAACACCCCTTGAAAAAGAAACCTAGTTCCAAAAACCAAACCAAGTTAATCAAACCAATCAACATCTCAAAAAACCAAACCAAAACAATCAAATCCAATAACACAAACACCCCCTCCAAAAACCAAACGAAACCTACAACAAAACTCACCGACACTACTACAACTAACCTTAAAAAACTCAATTCCACAATCTTCAAAACCAAGAAACTAAATTCCACATCAAAATCCACCACCACCACAAACTCCACAAAATCACTGGATCTCATCAAAGCAAAAACGACAAAATCCACCGTCACAAAAACAGATCAACAAGAATCAAAGAAACCAAACAAGAAACAAACACCACCGACTTGGTTCTTCGACGACGAAGACACCGATTTCGTTTCAGACTTCAAAGATCTCCCAATGAGATTCCAACAAACACTAATCCCAGACCTCGAAAAAATCTCAACAACCTCAAAAGCCTATATAACAAAAACCAACCAACaaatcacaaaaaatttcaaaccTTACGTCGGAAACAAATACGCACCAACCATCGCAACTTTACTCTCTTGCACCTGCGTTTTACTCCCATTACTCTTAGCCTCACTTCTCTTCAACAAAATCAAAGCATATTTCTCTCTCCAAAAGCTCTTAATTTTCATTCAagcttatttatcaatctacTTTTCCATCCTCTGTTTCTCTTCTTTGATCACTGGCCTCGAGCCGTTAAAGTTTTTTTACTCTACTTCGCAGTCCACCTATCTTACCCTGCAGATCATTCAAACACTCGCTTACGTTTTCTACCTTCTGTTACTTCTCATGTACCTCGTTTTGGTTTTCTCCACTGAAAATGGTTTGGGCTCGAAGTTTATGGGCTTGGCCCAAACGTTTGTGGGCTTTTCCGTTGGGCTTCATTATTACATGACGGTGTTTCATAAAGTGGTGTTACGGCAACCACCGAAGACTAATTGGAAGGTTCACGGGATTTATGCCACGTGTTTTTTTGTGATTGGTATTCTTGCTACCGCGGAGAGAAGGAAGAAAACTTACTTGGAAGAAGGTGGAGAAGAAGGAAAGAAGAATTAA